The following DNA comes from Nocardioides panzhihuensis.
CTCGAGGTCCTCGCCGCATTCGGCATCCACGTGGCCCTCTCGAACCTCCCCGGCGAGATCTGGGTGAAGCTGGCGTGGCGTACGCCGACCCGGATCGAGCTCTCCACGATCTGGACGCTCACCTCGATGCCGGCGTCCGCGCCCGAGCCCTACGTCGCCGAGAAGCTCACCGACCTGGCCGGCTCATGGAGCTTCCACGAGCGTGTCGGCGGGGCCAGCCTCGTCTGCGAGGTCGAGGACCCGCCGAGGCCCGACGAGGCCTAGCCCGGACTCAGCGGTAGTCGTCGGAGAGCTGCGAGCCGATCTTGACCTGCGGCTTGGGCATACGCAGCGGGCGGATCTGGATGGCCCGCATGATCGCGTAGTAGGTGGTGCCCTTGAGGTCGTTGTCGGGGAAGCGGCGCTTGAGCTCCTTGCGGAGCAGGAAACGCAGCGTGATCAGGTTGATGATCACGGTGGCCATCACGACGAGCGTGAAGAGCTGGGAGTACATCGCCAGCTGGAGGCTGATGTAGGGCACCACCAACGCGATGATCAGCACCGGGAGCACAATCTCGGCGAAGGTGAACCGGGCGTCGATCCAATCACGGATGAAGCGCTTGACCGGGCCCTTGTCGCGCAGCGGCAGGTAGCGCTCGTCGCCGGTCTTCATCGCCTGGCGCATCTTGTCGCCGTGCTCGGCGCGCTGGGCGCGGTTGGCGGCGTTGATCTCCTT
Coding sequences within:
- a CDS encoding DUF3043 domain-containing protein; its protein translation is MFGRKSPAQQVVEPETPVKETGKGRPTPSRKEAEAARKARLKQPRSRKEINAANRAQRAEHGDKMRQAMKTGDERYLPLRDKGPVKRFIRDWIDARFTFAEIVLPVLIIALVVPYISLQLAMYSQLFTLVVMATVIINLITLRFLLRKELKRRFPDNDLKGTTYYAIMRAIQIRPLRMPKPQVKIGSQLSDDYR